Proteins encoded within one genomic window of Granulicella pectinivorans:
- a CDS encoding S1C family serine protease, with protein sequence MKPTKLRPVLLVLVLLSGFYYLTTRVGSSGAASPILHNLLHPSEALHTASLKGPMGTFELTQAAAAPAYDTEELQNIAVYKKALPSVVNITSTTVQFDFFYGAVPSQGQGSGFLLDKQGHILTNAHVIEGGQRIEVTLSDKHKYKATVVQIDKGHDLALLLINAPNLVPATLSESTGLTVGQRVYAIGNPFGLSGTMTRGIISAIRSIRGPQNNPIDDAIQTDASVNPGNSGGPLLNSRGEVIGITTLIASNGADQSSGIGFAIPINTARAFIDDIAKYGRVRRPSLDISTIPIGPDIAEQIGLAADYGILIEKVLPGGAAERAGLRGGTQRAYQGNIPVMLGGDLIVGFDGQEIQSPQDLSAALVNHHAGDQVTVTIFRGRKKMDIRVTLNDAKDNPTGPVA encoded by the coding sequence TTGAAGCCCACAAAACTGCGCCCTGTTCTCCTGGTCCTCGTCCTGCTCTCCGGTTTCTATTACCTCACCACGCGCGTCGGCTCCTCGGGCGCGGCCAGCCCTATCCTGCACAACCTGCTCCATCCCAGCGAAGCCCTCCACACCGCCTCGCTGAAGGGGCCCATGGGCACCTTTGAGCTTACCCAGGCCGCCGCTGCCCCCGCCTACGACACCGAAGAGCTCCAGAACATCGCCGTCTACAAGAAGGCCCTGCCCTCGGTCGTCAATATCACCTCCACCACGGTCCAGTTCGACTTCTTCTACGGCGCCGTTCCCAGCCAGGGTCAGGGATCCGGCTTCCTGCTCGACAAGCAGGGCCACATCCTCACCAACGCCCATGTCATCGAGGGCGGCCAGCGCATCGAGGTCACCCTCTCGGACAAGCACAAGTACAAGGCCACCGTGGTCCAGATCGACAAGGGCCACGACCTGGCCCTGCTCCTGATCAACGCACCCAACCTCGTCCCGGCAACCCTGTCCGAATCCACCGGCCTCACCGTCGGCCAGCGCGTCTACGCCATCGGCAACCCCTTCGGCCTCTCAGGCACCATGACGCGCGGCATCATCTCCGCCATCCGCTCCATCCGCGGCCCTCAGAACAACCCCATCGACGACGCCATCCAGACCGACGCCAGCGTCAACCCCGGCAACTCCGGTGGCCCCCTGCTCAACTCCCGCGGCGAAGTCATCGGCATCACCACGCTTATCGCCTCGAACGGCGCCGACCAGTCCTCCGGCATCGGCTTCGCCATCCCGATCAATACCGCTCGTGCCTTCATCGACGACATCGCCAAGTACGGCCGGGTCCGCCGCCCCTCGCTCGACATCTCCACCATCCCCATCGGCCCCGACATCGCCGAGCAGATCGGCCTCGCCGCCGACTACGGCATCCTCATCGAGAAGGTGCTCCCTGGCGGAGCCGCCGAACGCGCCGGCTTGAGGGGCGGCACACAGCGCGCCTACCAGGGCAACATCCCCGTCATGCTGGGCGGAGACCTGATCGTCGGCTTCGACGGCCAGGAGATCCAATCGCCGCAAGACCTCTCCGCGGCGCTGGTCAACCACCACGCTGGCGACCAGGTCACAGTCACTATCTTCCGTGGCCGGAAGAAGATGGACATCCGCGTCACCCTGAACGACGCCAAGGACAACCCCACCGGCCCAGTCGCCTGA
- a CDS encoding MarR family winged helix-turn-helix transcriptional regulator has product MSLPELMCACATVRRASRLVTRRYDQHLREFGLETTQFALLSAVEAQPGKSQVALGATLGFEKATLSRNLRLLEKKGWVRGTSLTEDGRALMARAKIGWKRAHAELQSAMGKDDWDAMWRGLRAMTAAADGMLTRRFDA; this is encoded by the coding sequence ATGAGCCTGCCGGAGCTGATGTGTGCCTGCGCCACGGTGCGGCGGGCTTCGCGGTTGGTGACGCGACGCTACGACCAACACCTCCGGGAGTTTGGGCTGGAGACGACGCAGTTTGCGCTGCTCTCAGCGGTGGAGGCGCAGCCTGGGAAGAGTCAGGTTGCGCTGGGGGCCACGCTGGGCTTTGAAAAGGCTACACTCTCACGGAATCTTCGTTTGCTGGAGAAAAAGGGATGGGTGCGGGGGACTTCTCTTACCGAGGATGGCCGTGCGTTGATGGCACGGGCGAAGATCGGCTGGAAGCGGGCTCATGCGGAGCTGCAGAGCGCCATGGGGAAGGATGACTGGGATGCGATGTGGCGGGGGCTGCGGGCGATGACGGCGGCGGCGGATGGGATGTTGACGCGGAGATTTGACGCTTAG
- a CDS encoding site-2 protease family protein: protein MSQQSIHQERQAHIATPTLIDAPAPVTNCPDCSLWLPPGTLACPDCHAITYARYLNGLAQTATAQEQASDWIGARQTWHQALAWLPPETKQSQAITAHLAQLDAQAKAVTDQKAKWTKRLGPLAPVVFFLLKIKSLLFSAKFLFSFLAFFGFYWAIFGWKFGLGFTLGILIHESGHYITARRKGLKVDLPIFLPGFGAYVRWYNQGVSLETLSQIALAGPLYGLFVAIACLGLAWKTGNALFLALAYTTAFLNTLNLIPLLGLDGAQATYALNRLQRVLITATSILLFLFLREWVYLAIAAGMGWRTFTGVAPEEPSKRGMIVFTLLLFALAVVMWAAPDASRGPYGMHPR, encoded by the coding sequence GTGAGTCAGCAGTCAATTCACCAGGAACGCCAGGCGCATATCGCAACCCCGACCCTCATCGACGCACCCGCACCGGTCACCAACTGCCCGGATTGCTCTCTGTGGCTTCCTCCGGGCACGCTCGCCTGCCCGGACTGCCACGCGATCACCTACGCCCGCTATCTCAACGGCCTCGCCCAGACCGCGACCGCGCAGGAGCAGGCTTCGGACTGGATCGGTGCTCGCCAGACCTGGCATCAGGCCCTGGCCTGGCTGCCGCCGGAGACCAAGCAGTCCCAGGCCATTACCGCGCATCTTGCGCAACTCGACGCCCAGGCCAAGGCCGTCACCGACCAGAAGGCGAAGTGGACCAAGCGCCTCGGCCCGCTCGCTCCGGTCGTTTTCTTTCTGCTCAAGATCAAGTCGTTGCTCTTCTCGGCGAAGTTTCTCTTTAGCTTTCTGGCCTTCTTCGGCTTCTATTGGGCCATCTTCGGATGGAAGTTCGGCCTCGGCTTCACGCTCGGTATCCTCATTCACGAGAGCGGTCATTACATCACCGCGCGCCGCAAGGGGCTCAAGGTAGACCTTCCGATCTTCCTGCCGGGCTTTGGAGCGTACGTCCGCTGGTACAACCAGGGCGTCTCGCTGGAAACCCTTTCGCAGATCGCACTCGCTGGCCCGCTCTATGGCCTGTTCGTGGCCATCGCCTGCCTCGGGCTTGCCTGGAAGACGGGGAATGCCCTTTTCCTCGCACTTGCCTATACAACGGCCTTCCTGAACACGCTGAACCTGATCCCTCTGCTTGGCCTCGATGGCGCACAGGCGACTTACGCGCTCAACCGGCTGCAGCGTGTGCTGATCACGGCGACGAGCATCCTGCTCTTTCTCTTCCTGCGCGAATGGGTCTACTTGGCCATCGCGGCCGGTATGGGCTGGCGTACCTTCACGGGCGTCGCTCCCGAGGAGCCGAGCAAACGAGGCATGATTGTCTTCACGCTTCTGCTCTTTGCCCTGGCCGTCGTCATGTGGGCCGCCCCGGATGCCTCACGCGGCCCTTACGGTATGCACCCGCGCTAG
- the purN gene encoding phosphoribosylglycinamide formyltransferase has translation MTRLGVLLSGRGSNFSAIAQAIKEGTLRDCEIAVVIANREDAVGLEIAREMGLPARCIVSKGVPRAEHDAAVIAALKSFGVELVVLAGYMRVLTPAFIAAFPQAILNIHPSLLPSFAGLDVQKAALEYGVKFAGCTVHFVDEAVDHGVIVLQRTVEVLDADTPATLAARILVEEHQAYPEAIARVISGQYTVVGRRYIRA, from the coding sequence ATGACACGGCTGGGAGTTTTGCTGAGCGGACGCGGGTCAAACTTTTCGGCCATCGCACAGGCGATCAAGGAAGGCACACTGCGCGACTGCGAGATTGCGGTCGTGATCGCGAACCGCGAAGATGCGGTCGGGCTGGAGATCGCGCGGGAGATGGGCCTGCCCGCACGGTGCATCGTCTCCAAGGGCGTACCGCGCGCCGAGCATGATGCGGCGGTGATTGCAGCGTTGAAGAGCTTTGGGGTGGAGCTGGTGGTGCTCGCCGGCTATATGCGTGTGCTGACCCCGGCGTTTATCGCCGCGTTTCCCCAGGCGATTCTGAATATCCATCCTTCCCTGCTGCCTTCATTCGCGGGGCTCGATGTGCAGAAGGCCGCTCTCGAATATGGCGTGAAGTTCGCCGGATGCACCGTCCACTTCGTCGATGAGGCTGTGGATCATGGCGTGATCGTGCTGCAACGCACGGTCGAAGTGCTGGACGCGGATACACCGGCAACGCTGGCGGCCCGGATTCTGGTAGAAGAGCACCAGGCTTACCCCGAGGCGATTGCGCGCGTGATCAGCGGACAGTACACGGTGGTTGGCCGTCGATATATCCGGGCTTAA
- the purM gene encoding phosphoribosylformylglycinamidine cyclo-ligase, whose amino-acid sequence MPDEKQPTPSATKKAAKAAAPAKRASISYADAGVDISSGDRSKQRIKMLARKTFNKNVLSEIGGFGGLFGLDLEKFSNPVLVSSADGVGTKLKVAFELGIHHTVGQDLVNHCVNDIAVQGATPLFFLDYLASGAIDPLVIETVVQGLSDACKANGCALIGGETAQMPGFYADGEYDLAGFIVGAVNRDKIITGSTIEVGDVLIGLPSNGLHTNGYSLARKLLFEVAGYGPDQYVNELKDKTGAALMRTHRSYLAIIKKLCSGDLVSGMAHITGGGITENLPRILPKGMGALVDLASWTVPPLFEHMRELGNVAQDEMLRTFNMGIGLICVVPADKVKKAKAILNRANERHSIIGRITRGERKVSYTG is encoded by the coding sequence TTGCCGGACGAGAAGCAGCCCACCCCATCAGCCACCAAGAAAGCCGCGAAGGCCGCAGCGCCAGCCAAGCGAGCTTCCATCAGCTATGCCGACGCGGGCGTCGATATTTCCAGTGGAGATCGCAGCAAGCAGCGCATCAAGATGCTGGCGCGCAAGACCTTCAACAAGAACGTGTTGAGCGAGATCGGCGGCTTTGGCGGGCTGTTCGGCCTCGACCTGGAAAAGTTTTCGAACCCTGTCCTGGTCTCAAGCGCAGACGGCGTGGGAACTAAGCTGAAGGTCGCCTTCGAGCTCGGTATCCACCATACCGTTGGGCAGGATCTTGTCAACCACTGCGTGAACGACATCGCCGTGCAGGGTGCGACACCTCTGTTTTTTCTCGACTACCTCGCCTCGGGCGCTATCGATCCGTTAGTCATTGAAACGGTCGTTCAGGGTCTCTCGGATGCGTGCAAGGCCAATGGCTGTGCGCTGATCGGTGGCGAGACGGCCCAGATGCCGGGCTTCTACGCAGATGGCGAGTACGATCTTGCAGGGTTTATCGTGGGCGCGGTCAACCGCGACAAGATCATTACAGGCTCGACGATTGAGGTAGGCGACGTCCTGATCGGCCTGCCCTCAAACGGTCTACATACGAACGGCTATTCACTGGCGCGGAAGCTGCTTTTTGAAGTGGCTGGATATGGGCCGGACCAGTATGTGAACGAGCTGAAGGACAAGACCGGCGCGGCGCTGATGCGGACGCATCGCAGCTATCTGGCGATCATCAAGAAGCTTTGCAGTGGCGACCTAGTGAGCGGCATGGCGCACATCACGGGTGGCGGCATTACCGAGAACCTGCCGCGCATTCTCCCGAAGGGCATGGGTGCTCTCGTCGATCTTGCGTCGTGGACGGTGCCTCCCCTGTTCGAGCATATGCGTGAGCTTGGCAATGTTGCACAGGACGAGATGCTCAGGACCTTCAACATGGGCATCGGGCTGATCTGCGTGGTACCGGCCGACAAGGTGAAGAAAGCCAAGGCCATCCTGAATCGTGCGAACGAGCGTCATTCGATCATCGGACGGATTACGCGGGGCGAGCGGAAGGTCAGCTACACGGGATGA
- the hemL gene encoding glutamate-1-semialdehyde 2,1-aminomutase produces MPLPTRILARSRALQQRAESFLPGGVDSPVRAFRAVGGDPPFVERAEGAFLWDVDGNRYLDFFGSWGPMIQGHAFPPVVEAIQNAATRGASFGASHAGEANLAELVQRCFPSIEKLRFVSSGTEACMSAIRLARGFTGRKFVLKFEGCYHGHADALLVKAGSGVATFGIPGSAGVPEETAMHTLALPYNDLAAVEQAFATHPGQIACIIVEPVVGNAGTILPATGYLEGLRALATEHGALLILDEVMTGFRLSLGGAQELFSIRPDLTTLGKIVGGGLPVGAFGGRAEVMDFLAPLGPVYQAGTLSGNPLAMAAGISQLQHLIDHADVIYPKLEATTKAIATGVEALAHAAGIPLTTNRIGSMFTWFFTGQPVNDFEDAATSDTAAFARFHRAMLDAGVWLPPSQYEAAFISTAHGTDEIEFTLAAARQAFSL; encoded by the coding sequence ATGCCTTTGCCTACCCGAATCCTCGCCCGTTCCCGAGCTCTCCAGCAGCGCGCCGAATCCTTTCTCCCAGGCGGCGTCGACTCGCCTGTCCGGGCCTTTCGCGCCGTCGGCGGCGATCCACCCTTCGTCGAACGCGCCGAGGGAGCCTTTCTCTGGGATGTGGACGGCAACCGCTACCTCGATTTCTTCGGGTCCTGGGGGCCGATGATCCAGGGGCACGCCTTCCCGCCGGTCGTCGAGGCTATCCAGAACGCGGCCACCCGCGGAGCCAGCTTCGGAGCCTCCCACGCGGGAGAGGCCAACCTCGCCGAGCTCGTGCAGCGCTGCTTCCCGTCCATCGAAAAGCTCCGCTTCGTCAGCTCCGGCACCGAGGCCTGCATGTCCGCCATCCGGCTGGCGCGCGGCTTCACGGGGCGCAAGTTCGTCCTCAAGTTCGAGGGCTGCTACCACGGCCACGCTGACGCCCTGCTCGTCAAAGCGGGCTCCGGCGTCGCGACCTTCGGGATACCCGGCTCAGCCGGCGTCCCCGAGGAGACCGCGATGCACACCCTCGCGCTCCCCTACAACGATCTGGCTGCGGTCGAGCAGGCCTTCGCCACCCATCCCGGCCAGATCGCCTGCATCATCGTCGAGCCGGTCGTCGGCAACGCCGGAACCATCCTTCCCGCCACCGGCTACCTCGAAGGCCTCCGCGCGCTGGCGACCGAGCACGGCGCTCTGCTCATCCTCGACGAGGTCATGACCGGCTTCCGCCTCTCGCTGGGTGGCGCACAAGAGCTCTTCAGCATCCGGCCGGACCTGACAACCCTCGGCAAGATCGTAGGCGGAGGCCTTCCCGTAGGCGCCTTTGGCGGCCGCGCCGAAGTCATGGATTTTCTCGCCCCCCTCGGCCCCGTCTATCAGGCTGGAACTCTCTCCGGCAACCCGCTGGCGATGGCCGCCGGAATCAGCCAGCTCCAGCACCTCATCGACCACGCAGACGTCATCTACCCCAAGCTGGAAGCCACCACCAAAGCCATCGCGACGGGAGTCGAAGCCCTGGCCCATGCGGCTGGAATCCCACTGACCACCAACCGCATCGGCTCGATGTTCACCTGGTTCTTCACCGGGCAGCCGGTGAACGACTTCGAAGACGCCGCCACCTCCGATACCGCAGCCTTCGCACGCTTCCACCGCGCGATGCTCGACGCTGGAGTCTGGCTCCCGCCCTCGCAGTACGAGGCAGCTTTCATCTCCACCGCACACGGTACCGACGAGATAGAGTTCACGCTTGCCGCTGCTCGACAGGCTTTCAGCCTGTAA
- a CDS encoding MFS transporter, translating to MASTPTPAAPPAMMSMAEVLRIPAMRRLWYAQIVSNFGDFLALFAVIGILTFKLAANPQQVTAVQIAYLAPIAVLGVIAGVFVDRWPLKPTMVGSDFARAGLVLLLLFATSMMHFYLVLAAISVVSSFFGPAQGVAIRSLVPFSGLRSANALMQQVMFVMRIVGPTVAALLVASFGANVCYWADAASFVASGCLIATVALGKVEAPPVHTAAETLEEEVKGVARIGRDMKVGFSFIFHHAGLLFVLLSLAAGIFVLACFGPLIAIYVRDSLHASTRVFGYASGAIGLGILVGMNTLNAFAKNVKNSLLVYSGLGGIAAGLVLLTFVPQVWSTLLGDLIIGFSVAGIIVPSQAMIQQETPPELMGRVGSTVMSFISTAQVSGLVLSGFLAKWIGVRNVFAVCAVMLVLLIGVGKLWMEPQEVTAA from the coding sequence ATGGCCTCCACACCTACTCCTGCGGCTCCGCCCGCCATGATGTCCATGGCCGAGGTTCTGCGCATTCCGGCGATGCGCCGTCTCTGGTACGCGCAGATTGTCTCGAACTTTGGGGACTTTCTGGCACTGTTTGCCGTGATCGGCATCCTGACGTTCAAGTTGGCGGCGAATCCGCAGCAGGTGACGGCGGTACAGATCGCGTATCTTGCGCCGATTGCGGTGCTTGGCGTAATCGCCGGCGTCTTCGTGGATCGCTGGCCGCTCAAGCCGACGATGGTGGGGAGCGACTTCGCGCGCGCAGGGCTTGTGCTTCTGCTTCTGTTTGCGACGAGCATGATGCACTTTTACCTCGTGCTGGCCGCAATCAGCGTGGTGTCGAGCTTCTTTGGGCCAGCGCAGGGCGTGGCGATTCGCTCGCTGGTGCCGTTCAGCGGGCTGCGATCAGCGAATGCTCTGATGCAGCAGGTCATGTTCGTCATGCGGATCGTGGGCCCGACCGTTGCGGCTCTGCTGGTGGCGAGCTTTGGGGCGAACGTCTGCTACTGGGCGGATGCCGCAAGCTTTGTGGCTTCGGGATGCCTGATTGCGACGGTCGCGCTTGGCAAAGTGGAGGCTCCTCCGGTGCATACCGCCGCCGAGACGCTGGAGGAAGAGGTCAAGGGCGTGGCGCGGATTGGGCGCGATATGAAGGTGGGGTTTTCGTTCATCTTCCACCATGCCGGATTGCTGTTCGTACTGCTCTCGCTGGCTGCCGGAATCTTTGTGCTGGCGTGCTTTGGCCCGCTGATCGCCATCTATGTGCGGGATAGCCTGCATGCTTCGACGCGCGTGTTTGGGTATGCTTCGGGAGCGATTGGACTGGGCATTCTCGTGGGGATGAATACGCTGAATGCGTTTGCGAAGAACGTGAAGAATTCCCTCCTGGTGTACTCGGGACTTGGTGGGATTGCGGCTGGGCTTGTGCTTCTGACGTTCGTCCCGCAGGTGTGGTCGACGCTGCTGGGGGATCTTATCATCGGGTTCTCGGTGGCGGGGATTATTGTGCCTTCGCAGGCGATGATCCAGCAGGAGACGCCTCCCGAGCTGATGGGGCGCGTGGGGTCTACGGTAATGTCGTTTATTTCGACAGCACAGGTTTCGGGGTTGGTGCTGTCGGGGTTTCTGGCGAAGTGGATCGGCGTGCGAAATGTGTTTGCAGTTTGCGCGGTAATGCTTGTGCTGCTGATTGGCGTGGGGAAGCTTTGGATGGAGCCCCAGGAAGTGACTGCCGCGTAA